The following nucleotide sequence is from Triticum dicoccoides isolate Atlit2015 ecotype Zavitan chromosome 7B, WEW_v2.0, whole genome shotgun sequence.
TAAGGATGAAAAAACAAGAACTACTAATGGTAAATATCATGTGGAAATGGGCGATACGCTGCACATGCACAAAAGTCAGGTGTGGAATTTACAGCAATTCTAAATGTATATGTATATGACTCTACAAAACTGCGATGTCAGTATTGATCTTATTTGCAAGATACAGCCGCCAAGAGATTCACACTGGTTATCACAAATCTTTTTCATGGTATTAGAAATTTTGCCTGTAATCTCCCATGGTGAATTTGTAACATTAGCCCATTTTTCATTAAGTATGCGACCTGTGTATATAATATCGATGTTAGTTATCACGTAGTACAACGACTTAGGAATTTCTTTGGGATCAAATGAAACCGAGGTCGTCAAATCCGTTAATGATCTTTTAGACTTGGAAGCGGAGAGGACTTCTGAGATCATTCGTAACCTTGCCTCTATTCAACCTTTGAATGACAATGACATGAATAATTTAGGAATTAATGATCTTGCAAATATATGTAATAATTTGTTGCCTAGTGTCGAGGCTGAGGATGAGGAGGATGTTGAGAACACAGATACGGTAGAGCCTCTCTTGATGGAGGATGCAGTGTCTGTCATAGATAATACTAGCGTCCCGCAGGGTGTTGAGGAGAAGCCCAAACGACCCTGGAAGCGGAAAATTTATCCTACCTCGGCAGTACGCAGAAGTGCTAGAGTTAAGCTTAAAAAAATTCATGATGACTTATGAAAGGACTCTttgggaatagcagaggtctagcagACTTCGCTAAACAAAGATTCTTAGCAGAGACAACGTTAGAACATCACTTAGATTTCATTGCACTTTTGGAAACTGGACGAGATAATTTCACATCCCAATTCCTTCAAACCCTCTCCAGTGGTATCGCCTTTGACTGGCACATTCTACCTCCTAGAGGAAGATCCGGCGGGATTTTACTAGGAGTGCGGTGTGAGACGTTAGAGGTGCTTAATGTGGTTCAGGGAGACTTTTCGGTTAAATTCAGAGAAAGATCAAAATTGGATGGATTCCGATGGTCGCTAGTTGCGGTATATGGGGCAGCACAACCTGAATTTAAACCTGATTATCTGGCCGATCTAGTGCGGATGTGTGGAGATGAAAATCTGCCACTACTAGTAGGGGGAATTTTAATATCAttcggaggagagaagaaaagaataatgacaatttcGATGGGCGTTGGTCTATGCTGTTTAACATGATTATCGAGAGCCTCAATTTGAGAGAAATTGAGCTCACCGGTAGACAATTTACATGGGCCAACTCGTTACCTGTTCCGACCTATGAAAAGCTGGATAGGGTACTTGCTAGtgtggagtgggaacaaaaataTCCGTTGGTGTCGGTTCATGCGATGCAGAGAGCGATCTCGGATCATACACCACTCTTTTAAGATTCGGGCGAGGCTACCCATGTTGCAAATAAAAATATCTTCTCCTTCGAGCAAAGCTGGTTTGAGCGAGAAGGATTTATGGAGATGATTGCACGCGAATGGGCTAAGCCGGTTACGGGAAGATCACATgtcgagagatggcagaataagattagacaCCTCCGACAATTTCTGAGAGGATGGGCCAGAAATGAGAGTGGGATTTATAAACAAAAAAAAGAGCGTCTAACTCAACTCATTGAGGCACTAGATGTAAAGGCTGAAACCACTCTCCTTTCTGTTAATGAGCATCAATCTAAGTCTGAGGCTGAGCAAGGCCTACGTGCTCTcctgagggaggaggagctcaagtGGGCGTTGCGTGCGAAAACGCTTAAGGTTGTCCAAGGGGATGACAACACACAATTCTTCCATATGGTTGCAAATggtaaacataggaagaagaaGATTATACAGCTTGAACAGGACGAGGGGACAATAGTGGGGCATGAAAATCTGAAAGCGTATATTTCCAACTATTATAAAAGCCTATTTGGACCCCCGAATACATCTACGGTGTCTCTTGATGAATCTGTTATTGATGATATCCCTCAATTACAGGCAGCAGAGAATGATGTTCTCTCTGCACCGTTTACTGAAAAAGAAGTTCATCTGGCCATACCCAAATGAAGCCGAATAAAGCaccgggaccagatgggtttccagctgaattctataagaaatgttggcatatcattaaagatgatcttatgcctatgtttcatgattttTTCGAGGGCCATTTGGAGTTATTTCACCTCAACTTTGGTATGATAACGTTGTTACCTAAGAAGAATGAGGCGGTTCGGATCAAACAATTCTGACCCATTTGCCTGCTGAATGTGAGTTTTAAAATTTTCACAAAGGTAGGAaccaatagattgacacaaatTGCTCACTCAGTGGTTCAACCTAGTCAGACAGCTTTCATGCCGGGACGACACATACTAGAAGGAGTGGTCGTCTTACATGAAACACTCCATTAGATTCACTCGAAGAAACTAGAcggggttatcttcaaagtggatttcgagaaggcttatgataaagtcaaatggccttttcttCAGCAGGCAATGCGCATGAAAGGTTTTAGTGAAACCTGGAGGAACCAAGTGGATACTCAAGTCCAGAAAGGTAGTGTCGGAATTAAGGTGAACGATGACATCAGTCACTACTTCCAAACGCATAAGGGGTTGCGATAAGGGGATTCCATGTCACCTCTTCTGTTCAATATTGTGGCAGatatgttggctgtcattattggcAGAGCCAAGCAGCATGGCCATGTAGAGGGTCTAgttcctcatctagttgatggaggggtgtccattctacaatatgctgatgacactattctgttcatggaacatgacatggctaaggcacgtaacatgaaacttatcttgtgtctattcgaacaattgtctggcttaaaaattaattttcataagagtgAGGTGTTCTgttttgggaaggccaaagacgaggaacatacatacagacaattgtttggatgcgaattAGGTGCCTTACCGTTCAGCTACTTGGGTATTCCGATTCATCATCGTAAACTATCcaataaagaatggaaatgtattgAAGAACGAATTGAAAAAAAAACTCAGTTGCTGGAAAGGCAAGCTGATGTCATACGGAGGTCGGCTAGTTTTGATTAACTCAGTATTGACTAGCATGCCAATGTTTTTACTTTCGTTCTTCAAAATTCCGAAAGGGGTCCGAaagcgacttgatttctttagatctcgCTTCTTTTGGCAAtctgatgaggccaagaggaaataccgtCTCGCGCGATGGGATATCCTTTGTCGACCTAAAGACCAAGGGGGCCTCGGTATTTAGAACTTGgaaattaagaataaatgtctTATGAGCAAATGGTTGTACAGGTTAGAGATAGAGCCGGAGGGCATGTGGTCTCAAATCCTGCGCAATAAGTATTTGCACTCGAAAACGCTAGCCCAGGTTACCATCAGACTGACTGATTTGCCGTTCTGGAAGGGACTTATGAGAACGAAGGATatgttctttcgtagggtcaaatttTTGGTTGGCaacgggatgtcaacaagattttgggaggatacgtggttagGAGAGACGCCTATGGCCTTACAATATCCCACCCTCTACAATATTGTGCACCGTAAGGAGGATTACGTAGGTATCGTCCTTCAAACTATTCCCTTGAACATCCAGTTCAGACGTACGTTAGTGGATGAGAGATGGACAACTTGGATGCACTTGGTTCGGAGATTGATTGAAGTTCGACTCTCCGATATGCCGGACTCAACACAATGGAAGTTAACTAAAAATGGGATATTTACGGTGAAATCTTTTCATCAGGATCTGATTAATTCTGGCCCCCTCTCAAGGTCACTACATATATGGAAGGTTAAGGTTCCTTTGCGGATTAAAaattttatgtggtttgtacacaaTCAAGTAATACTCACAAAGGACAACCTTCTTAAGAGGCGATGGGTTGGCAATtcgcggtgttgtttttgtgctcaGGATGAGACAATACAACATCTATTCCTTCAATGCCCACTTGCCAAGttactttggagaacgattcatatagcctttaaTATCAATCCTCCAATAGATATTGCGTctttgtttgggacgtggttagctggggttgaacAGATCACGACAGCTcggattcggattggaatatgtgcgttattatgggctatatggaactgcagaaatgatatgatttttaacagacaacacaacttaacttttttgcaggttattttcagagctacagcttggatccgtaagtggtccttactcactcctatggactctagggagcctttggttactgggtgcaaccaatgggagatggtggCTCGGGTTATATTCAACCGTTCGGATGGCGTTCacataacaggataggagtctatAGAGAGCTTATCCTTATTATTACCGTTTCGGTTGTCTTTGTCCGCTTGTAATTTTCCGGTTGATGTACTTTGTTTTGCTCCGTTTGCGAGCTGTAAGACCTTTACGTTGATACTTTCTGGATTTTTAATAAGAGGgccgcatgcatcatcatgatgcagaggccgggggtatacctccatttccaaaaaaaaagtACAAGTTTGTTTTCTTCCTCTCATTTTGTCCAATTATTTTTTAAGAATAAACTGAAAAAATAATCTATATTAACAATGAAAAAGTTATCTTTAGATTCCCTTCCCATCTTACCATTTATCACATCTTCTAGAAACTTCTTTTCCACAACTGACCATTGTTTGGAGAAGAGAAGTATATGAAGTAGGCTATATGATTATTCAGGTATACCCTTCCTCTTAATAGTTTATAACAGAGCTCTTTTATGGTACTCACCAATTAATGTGGACCATGTTGTCCGCTCATATTTTCTATCCAAGATATAAGATTGGCTATGACTTGGCTGTACTCCACTATCAAGTGGTGATCTCTAGCTTTAAGTATCAAACTGAAGTATGATCAAGGTTCTCTTAAACCCCAGATCCGTCCAGCCATACCCCTCAGGTTTTCTGAAACCCTTTGGTTAAGCAGCAAATGAATCATGAATGATTCTAGAGACATCGTTAGGCCTCACCAACCACTACTAATAGAATGCATGCCAGGACAGCTTAACGAAGATACGGACCAACCGACCTTAATTTGGCGCCTCTTGCGTCTGTTGAGCACAGACTGGATCTAAATGCACTTGTGGACTTGCATGGACCAATCATTGATTGATCAGGTTTGGACAATGAGTTTGGTGATCAGTCAGAGCTGAAACAAAGGAATTGTGTCTGTATTTTCACCTAGAAAAGGAACAGTTTGTTGCGCATACTTTCCAACTGTGCGTCGCTAGTACAATTAATCACCTGAGTTGAATGAACCAAGTGCTATATTCTGGTTAGACTTGAGACTGCATTTGGTTTTGGGTTCAGGTTATCTTGGGAGAATTTTGGCCCATAACAGATCGGTGGACCCAGAATACAATAGCCAGTCTAATACCTCAGTTGTAGAACCCCGAGAAGAAAATAGTAGCACAGATGTATAGAGCTTCTTACATATTATCCTAAAATATTTCCTCATTCAACTCTGGTTTGGCGTACAAACAGAATCATATGACCTACTCCCACTGTATCAAAATACTTGTAGTTGGAGGAAACTAGTCTAATTTCCCCCAACTACAAGTATTttggtacagagggagtacatttttaGTATCTGGCCTATTTTACCTTTTGGAATTTACATCTTCTATACATCGATTGCATCTGCTCGTAATCTGCAATGGCACCCACAACAAAATGGCAAAAGCTAAGTGAGAAGGAAGAAACAAGAAATATGCGGTGCTGCTGGAGCAAAGAGACATGAGTGCATGATGACTGTTCAGCTACCAATCATGTTGCAGTATACATTTAAATATTCGATCAGGGATATAAATTTTAATATTTTACAGTATTATTTTAGAATTATTTTATAGTATTATTTGAGCTTGTACATGTAAGAAATATTCAGTTTCAATTAACTAAAGTGTATTTTAAGGCAACAGAATCTGGTTAATGGTTTGCGAAGAACAAATTTACCTTTCTATGATGCTCTGGAAGCTCCAACATACAGTGTCTGATGTTGCAGAAATATGCTGTACGATTTACAGTGAAGAGTGAAGGGTGAAGACTACTACTCCAGTGTGAAATCGTTTAGCCATATAAGCACCTCGTTCCTCTTTGGATCATCGAAAACAAACAGAGTTTCAGTAATGAGGTTAAAAAAGAAAAGAAGTGTTTCAGTCATGATTGAAAGTACAACTAAAAGATGGTGGCATCTTCTCAGAAAGTTCAGCATTTAGGAAAGATTggataaagcatgcaatttgctacACTTGATCTCCTAATTGATATGTAAAAGGTTTCAGACCTCAGCTTAACTAAAAAGGTACAGAAGAAGGAAACACACCTTCACAAAGTCCTTTGTGCTAGGATCATTGTAACGTGCAAGCATACAGCCTTGTTGAGGCTTCAACCCATCTTTGAGTAGCTGGGAGCGTAGCCCCTTCTCTTTCTTGGTCACAATTTCCTCTTCTATTCGCCCACTGAATTTTTTCACTGCAGCAATGCCTCCTTCAACCTTTCGCAAGGTAACCGCTTCTGTATTTGGAGCTGGTAAACTGATTGAACAAGACTATTATTGGCAATAGAAGTAAAGCCATAGAAATTACTACAGAATTACTATTTCGTCTATCTATGAGCAGATGTCCAGGTCGTCAGTAGTTGCACTGACACATTGCACAAGATACCTGTTCAAGTCTTTGTTCATTGGCAGAGCTATCTGTATGGACACATCTGAGAGTTTGTCATCAGAAGCCTGAGTGAAGACAGGTGTAGTCATTGCAATCTTTTCAGATGAAGCATTCTTGCCAAATATATACCTACAGATACAGGCCCTTTCAGCATTACAATACATGGTGTTAAATATATATAGTAATGATTAAAAAAATAACTCACCCAGTAATATTATTAAAACCTGATGATCCTGTTAGTTTTTCTCCTTTCGCTTCTGCTACTGAAAATGGTGGATACTTCCTGACCTGCAAAAGATATTCATACCCATAGTTTACCTCAACAAAATCTGTTAAGATGCAATATTTACAAATTAGCTGTGTCCTACTACATGAGATCATATTGGCAAGATTGATAATGAACATAAGTCACATAATATAACTGGGAAACTTTTCAATGCTGTGACTTAATATGAATGATGGATTATGATGCCATAGCAGTGTTGCTAATCCAAATCTGCAATGAACTGGGTTCTTCATAAAGTATACACAACGAAATAATACCTCATAATTTGCAGTCTTTTTCAGAACGAGGTAACTTGGTGTTTCTATATCTGGGGTCTTGTAGTATCGTAGCTGTGTAAAATTGAAAGCTCAACTTCAAATACTTGATCGGCATATAAAAAGGAAATATACTGATGGAAAATTACCTGCTTGAAAACTTCCACCAATCCTTCAAAGGAGAAGTATTCATTGTTCTGTATTGAATCCCAAATATCCTGCACTTGAGCATATCAGATAAGTAGAATAACATTTAATGATGAGTTGGGTAAGAGTATTGTTTTGCCAAATATTTAACATCTCTTGATTCAAATGAATGGAGCATTCAATATTTCTAATAGAAAATAATGCGCACTTAGGTGCATATTTGAGAAAAAACGAATATAGTATGAATTTTAGAGAATCCtattccttaggaatttttcctatagggCTTGTTTGACTTGTATGGGTGGTAACCATAGGATTTTCCTGTGGAGTACTTGGCATGCAATTCCAAAGGTGAAATCATAGAAATTTTCCTTTGTTTGTTTGTTTCTACTAGCACTATGGCAAGCACTTAATCCTTGAAAAACGGTCCGTGTGTCCTTCCTGTAGTGCAGCCAAATAACTTCTGTTGCATGTTCATGTGCTTCCAATTGCCATTTTATTCAACATGCCATGACATCCAGAGACCCtatgtttttcctattccatgtccgTTTGGAAACCTACGAGGGGGATCTTGCTTGATTGTGGAAGTATCACAGTACTAGTTTTTCTCAGGCACATATTGTAGATGGTACAAGAGTACTAGGAAGAACCGCAGAACATGTACAACACTCTGTTCTACTTACATACCACTGCAGTTTCGAAATAGTGCAGCAGGCTGAGAAAGCGCGGTATCTCAGATTTTAGGTTCATAGAAAAGCACTACACCAAAAGAATAAAGTAAAATAAAGAATGCTATGACATATCATAACAAATGGCAATGCAGAGGGCAGCAAGATCAAGTATGGAGAGTTAAGTCCAGAGCTTTGTCCCAGGCAGTCAGGTTGAACCTGAAGCGTTGAACTATATCGAAGACTGATAAGTGGAAAATTGGCTGACAGTTTCTCAGAGATGAACTTGGTCAAACAATCCATTGTCTGCTTCGGTTGGATCTGCTGGTCACGTAAATGCACTAGCTAATGATATTGATGTTACCGTATAAACTCGAACCTGCAATTAAACATACTTAAAATATTTACTTCATCTTGAAGGCCTTGAATTTGCAAACTGCAAACACTCGAGACANNNNNNNNNNNNNNNNNNNNNNNNNNNNNNNNNNNNNNNNNNNNNNNNNNNNNNNNNNNNNNNNNNNNNNNNNNNNNNNNNNNNNNNNNNNNNNNNNNNNNNNNNNNNNNNNNNNNNNNNNNNNNNNNNNNNNNNNNNNNNNNNNNNNNNNNNNNNNNNNNNNNNNNNNNNNNNNNNNNNNNNNNNNNNNNNNNNNNNNNNNNNNNNNNNNNNNNNNNNNNNNNNNNNNNNNNNNNNNNNNNNNNNNNNNNNNNNNNNNNNNNNNNNNNNNNNNNNNNNNNNNNNNNNNNNNNNNNNNNNNNNNNNNNNNNNNNNNNNNNNNNNNNNNNNNNNNNNNNNNNNNNNNNNNNNNNNNNNNNNNNNNNNNNNNNNNGCCTTAGCAAAAAGTGTGAAGGAAATTTTTTTGAGTGTTTAGATAAGGATAATTTAGTATTTGGCCCCCTCAGGTCTGCATGTTTTATCATTTGCCCCCTTAAACTTCTTCCCTAGCTCCGCCAGTGCTCGAGACCTATGACTACAAATCCAAACTAGACTTCATAGAACAAAGTATATCCACAACGACCACAATACTGATATATTCCCTCGCAGGCGAATCCATTGCGCATTCAAATGAAAACATACGTTCCAAGGTGTGGTGAAAGCAAGAATGAGTGCTAACCACATGGCTGCAGAACTTGAGATTCTGTGGGTTGACGCCCATGATCGACAACCCGGTGAAGACCAGCTCTGGCTTCCACGGCAGGAGAGAGAACTTCATGACCATGGTCCACCTCGTGGTAATCTCATACGGCCCTGTCTAAACCAAATTAAACCcattaagagcaagtacaatagtgatGAGTAATTAATATTGCTAACTCTTGATGACATGGCATATGTATATAACCAGCAGCCGGCTATATTACTAACCATGCTCTAAGCGTCGCGTGAAGGGCGACCAACCAGCTATGCCACGTGGCGCAAGCTGGTTGGCCGCGGTGAGAAATCTTTTGAAATTTTCTTTAGATGAAGGTGAGGATTATCTTTTAaatgtatttttttctttttagatgaAGGTGAGGACCTCTGAGATTTTTTTAAATGGAGGTTTATGCAAAGTTGCGCTCGCTGGTAGGCTGTAGTGgtaatttttttctttttagatgaGGTAAGGATTTTTTTTCTCTGAGATGTTTTTTTAGACGGAAGCGAGGACTCTTTTATCTCCTTTCTATGAATGTAATAAAGCCATAATATAATATACTAGAAAGTTTGCCTTTACTTCGATTTAGAATAATGTGCTTACTTTAATTTCTCAAAATAATTTGAGGGTTCTTCatttcaaaaaataataatttgaGGGTTCTTTTTTATTTTGGATCGGAGTAGTATAATTGCTAGAAAATTAAGTATTTCATATGTAATTTTTTAAAATAGAAACGTCCTCCTCCCAAGCGACGCAGGGTGGCGCCCGGTGGCGCCCAACCACTAGTTAGTTCACAGAGACTGTCACCGATTTGTAATGCACACGCGCATTCTCGCTGCAAACTGTGAGCATCGGTCGAGCCGGAAGAGACGCTGACCTGCTTGACGTCGTGCAGGTAGAAGTCGGGCCGGAAGATGATCTTGAGGAGGCGGATGTTGGCGAGGTAGCCGTCGATGTCGTCGTAGCGGGTGATGGGGTCGCGGAAGCGGACGCGGTCGTCGTACGCGGAGCGGTCGATGCCCACGTCGTCGAACAGGTGCGGCAGGTCGGCCTTCAGGAACTCCTCCAACCTCTGCGCGTCGTCCGGCGTCAGTCCGGCGCCCCTGTTCTCTCCGGCCGGTGCCGCCGGGGCGACCGCGCCGCCGCTCGGCGCCGCCCCTGCCAAGACGGCGAGGCGTGGCCTGCGCCTCCGGTAGGACGCGGTGAGTGCTGCGGCGGGTTCTCGTGGCCTGGGAGAAGTTGTGGTGACGACGGCGGCAGTGGGCGCCGGTAAATGGATGAGGAGGCGGGAGGAGACGTGTGTGGCCATTGGTGCCGTTTGGAACTGTGTTGGGAGTTCCTCTCCCCACGCTTTGGTTTTCCGTTTTTCCCTCTGTTTTTCTCGATGGTTTGTTTTTGCGCGCCGTGTTAAAATTTGGGCCACGGGATTGTTTCCCCTCCCACAAGCATCAATCAAATTTCTGAAAGCTACAGCGTGTTTGACACCACAGAGATAGGGAATGGGAGTTTAGGGATGGAAGTTTGCCTAGGAATTAGTCATGGGAGATTGATTTTGAATCTCAATCCCTTGTTTGGCATGTGAAGACAATTCCCAAATTCTTTAAAGTGCGCGCGCACTTTTTAGAGGAAACGAGCGACCTGGCTCACAGCCCATGCATGCCTAATCTTTTTGTCCGCTAGTACATGTGACTACGGTATTAAATGCCTTCACGCTGTCCCTTTACTTTGGAAAAcggcagatccatatgtatttattTCGGgttttcaaaaatttaaaaagCCATATCTTTCAAACTGCACATCAGAATTCAAATCTATTTTCGCCCTCCGAAtcctcgcgacgagatctttgaaactaggtCCTTCATGGGTATGTTTTGACGAAAAAAATTTGATGCCAACTTTGAGGCTATATGGTGCAACTTTAGTACTGCattgtgcaactttagtactgCATGATGCAACTGTTTTTCAAAACCAAATTTAGAGCTACATGATCGAACTTCCAATGAGGTTACAACATAGCAACCATAACAACCGACTTTTGTGATGTGCAACTAGTCTACTGCCCCGGCCAACTACCTAGTTGTAGATGTGCAACTCTCCTCCCTACTTGTGGATGTCTACTATTGGCACACTCTGCCCACCTTCCCTACTAGGGATATGTGCAACTCAGTATGTTGTTCAAGCCAACTGTCTATTAGTCGATGTGCAACTATTTCCTCTCCCTGCTTGTCGATATGCAGTTTCGGTTGGCGAGGGCAACAAACGGAGTTGCACATAGTCTACTAGGCAGTTGGCCAAGAAAACATGCGAAGTTGCACATCTCACAGGCAGGGATAGTTGGATGGTAAAAAATTCCATATTCACGAGGATGGTGAAAAGTTGCATATAGACAGGGTGCTAAAGTTTGTAAATCTCAAAAACAGGGGTGGTTTGGGCCGGTTGCTAGAAGAAAAAACTACACATCCATGGGGGGTACGATCAAAAGTTGCACATCACTGTTAGACATTTGGTCGTGACAGTATCCGAAGTTGCACATCCACTACTAGGAAGTTGGCAGATGCAGCAAAAAGTGAAAGCACATCCACGGGCAAGGGGAAAGTTGCACATCAATTACTAGGCAGTTGGCCTGCGCAATAGACGAAATTGCACATCTCACGGGAAGGGGTAGTTTGAGAGGGGTGGAGGTGACATCAGTGAAAACTGCACGTGCACGGGATAGGCGAAAAGTTGCACATACACGGTCAGCTAGTTGCACATCAACTACTAGGCAGTTGCACAAAACGAGGCACTAAATTGCACACAAAAAAATTCGTCAAAACatacccatgcgggatctagtttcaaagatctcgtcgcgaggatccggagggtgaaaacggatcttaatttTGATGCGCAGTTTGAAAGATATGGCTTTTTGAAATTTGTAAATCATGAATTAAATGATACAAAACCATATACGTCCATGCATTAAAAGTAGAAACAGCCGAACACATGTTTGTTGGATATTTTCTGTTTAACTAGCTGGGACCATAGGAATCTTTCCTAATCGGGATAAAGAGACAAACACTTTCCGTTTAATAGCCAGTCGTTGTGAAGCGCTAATGGGCCAACGGCTGCCCGCTAGACACACCCAAGACAATTAGAGCTGATAATTGGTCACCACACGGACTCCTAAACCATTTCGTCCGAACAGAATTTGCCATTCAACATGGTAGCTCATCGATCTGCAAAACGGTCCAGATGTCTATTTACCTATAAATCAGAGACAAGCTGAGGAGCTTTGCAGGCGTCTGGACAGCTACTGCGTACGTCTTGGACACCCCGGACCCATCCGAAAACCTCTCCAGTGCCCTTGTTCGCGCCGCATTCATGCCGGCCCAGAACAGACATGACCTCTCACTAGAGCGGCATTGAAGCAGCGCGCCGGCCGAGAGCGTCCCCACATCATGTCCCTGTCTCCGTGCCTATTCATTGTCGGAGCAACGTGACTTGACGGATATCCGCCGCATTCAAAAGGGATACCCATCCGTCCGTCCGTCGACATTAAATAGGCACAACGGCCGAGAAACCCAGTCTAACGGAGCTAAATCTGGCAGATTTCAGGCTAGGGATTCCAAGCAAACCGTGTGAGCATGATGGTAACAAGGACAcaagattttacccaggttcaggctcgtCAAGGAGATAAT
It contains:
- the LOC119337812 gene encoding uncharacterized protein LOC119337812; its protein translation is MATHVSSRLLIHLPAPTAAVVTTTSPRPREPAAALTASYRRRRPRLAVLAGAAPSGGAVAPAAPAGENRGAGLTPDDAQRLEEFLKADLPHLFDDVGIDRSAYDDRVRFRDPITRYDDIDGYLANIRLLKIIFRPDFYLHDVKQTGPYEITTRWTMVMKFSLLPWKPELVFTGLSIMGVNPQNLKFCSHVDIWDSIQNNEYFSFEGLVEVFKQLRYYKTPDIETPSYLVLKKTANYEVRKYPPFSVAEAKGEKLTGSSGFNNITGYIFGKNASSEKIAMTTPVFTQASDDKLSDVSIQIALPMNKDLNSLPAPNTEAVTLRKVEGGIAAVKKFSGRIEEEIVTKKEKGLRSQLLKDGLKPQQGCMLARYNDPSTKDFVKRNEVLIWLNDFTLE